TTTTGAATATGGTGATGACTATTCCTgccttgttcttgttggaTAGGGTTGGAAGAAGACCTGTTTTGTTAACTGGTGCTgttttgatgatgatcttccaATTCGCTGTCGCCGGTATTCTTGCTACCTATTCCAAACCCGTTTCATCTGTCGACGGTGATACTACAGTCCGTATTAGAATTCCTGATTCCAACAAAACTGCTGCCAGAGCTGTCATTGCTATGTGCTATTTGTTTGTGTGCTCCTTCGCCTGTACTTGGGGTGTTGGTATCTGGTTGTACTGCTCTGAGATTTGGGGTGAGAACGCCATCAGACAGAGAGGTGCCGCTTTGTCTACCGCTGCCAACTGGATTCTTAACTTTGCCATCGCTATGTACactccttcatcttttgaGAACATTACCTGGAAAACCTACTGCATTTATGCAACATTCTGTGGATGTATGTTCTTCCATGttctattcttcttccctgAGACTAAGGGTAAGCGTTTGGAAGAGATCGCACAGATTTGGGACGAGCATATTCCTGCCTGGAAGACCTCTAAATGGGTTCCTTCCATTCCAATTGTTTCTGAAGAAGGATTGgcaaagaagttggaggtTCAACACGTTGAAaatccatcatcttccaacgATAACGATTCAGAGACTGCTGCTCAGGTCTGATTTAATAAGATAGCTTTTTTAGATACTCTTTATATTTAACGACTCTATGATATGATTATATTATATGGTAATTCATCTCTTAGATATTAATAAAGAAATGTGTCTCTTCAATAGTAATTAAGAATTATGTCTAATGCTTTCTCTATTGCACCTAGCTAATATATAACGAAAAAAGACAATTCAACACCAAACCTCGCTTAATCGACTTAATCGACTTCTTCGACGGTTGGACCAGAATCTGCACCTGGAGCAGCACCACCCGGAGCAGCGCCTGGGAAACCACCTGGAGCGGCACCCGGAGCAGCACCACCTGGAGCAGCGCCTGGAACACCACCGGCCGGGGCACCACCGGCCTGATAGAACTTAGTCATGATTGGATTAACAATCTGTTCCAAACTCTTCTGTTGGCCCTCAAACTCCTCCTTAGTAGCAGTCTGGTTTGCGTCCAACCAGCTGATAGTCTTTTCACAAGCCTCAAccaactgcttcttctcttcttcagaaacCTTCTCGGTGAACTTCTTGTCGTCAGCAGTGCTCTTCACACTGTAAGCGTAAGACTCCAATTGGTTCTTGGCCTGAATTCTCTCTGCCTCCTTATCATCGTCAGCCTTGAACTTCTCGGCCTCAGAAACCATCTTatcaatctcttccttaGACAATCTACCCTTATCATTAGTGATAGTAATCTTCTGAGACTTACCAGTACCCTTTTCGACAGCGGAAACATTCAAGATTCCATTGGCATCAATATCAAAGGTAACCTCAATCTGAGGAACACCTCTTGGAGCAGGTGGAATACCAGTCAACTCAAATTTACCCAACAAATTGTTGTCCTTAGTTCTGGTTCTCTCACCCTCGTAGACCTGAATCAAAACACCAGGCTGGTTGTCAGAGTAAGTAGAGAAGATCTCGGACTTCTTACATGGAATAGTAGAGTTTCTTGGGATCAACTTGGTCATAACACCGCCGGCAGTCTCGATACCAAGGGATAATGGAGTGACATCCAATAACAATAAATCTTGTGTTTTGGAAGAAGTGTCACCGGAAAGGATAGCAGCTTGAACAGCGGCACCATAGGCAACAGCCTCATCAGGGTTGATGGATTTATTAGGCTCCTTACCGTTGAAGAAGTCAGAAACCAACTTCTGGACCTTAGGGATTCTGGTAGAACCACCGACCAAGACgatctcatcaatctgGGCCTTGTCCATCTTAGAATCTTGTAGAACCTTCTCAACAGGATCCAAAGTAGATCTAAACATATCAGAACAAAGTTCCTCAAATCTGGCTCTGGTTATGGAAGTGTAGAAGTCGATACCCTCGAACAAAGAGTCAATCTCGACAGAGGTctgagcagaagaagacaaagttCTCTTGGCTCTCTCACAAGCagttctcaatcttctcaaagcTCTCTGATTAGTAGTCATATCCTTATGGTATTTTCTCTTAAACTCATTAGAGAAGTGAGTAACCAATCTGTTATCGAAATCTTCACCACCCAAATGAGTGTCACCGGCAGTGGCCTTGACCTCAAAGATACCATCCTCAATGGACAATAGAGACACATCAAAAGTACCTCCACCCAAATCAAAGATCAAAACATTCTTCTCACCTTCAGCCTTCTTGTCCAAACCGTATGCAATTGCGGCAGCAGTAGGCTCATTAATAATTCTCATAACATTCATACCAGCGATGGCACCAGCATCCTTAGTAGCCTGTCTTTGGGAATCGTTGAAGTAAGCAGGAACAGTAACAACGGCATCAGTAATCTTAGAACCTAAGAAAGCCTCAGCAGTTTCTCTCATCTTATTCAAAACCATAGAAGAAACTTCTTCCGGAGTCAAAACCTTACTCTCGCCCTTGTATTGGACCTGAATCTTTGGCTTTCcagcatcatcaatcacCTTGAAAGGCCAGTGCTTCATATCACTCTGAACCTCAGGATCAGTGAACTTTCTACCAATCAATCTCTTAGCATCAAAGACTGTGTTGGTAGGGTTCATAGCAGCCTGGTTCTGAGCAGCCTCACCAATTAACCTCTCGGTATCAGTGAATGCAACATACGAAGGAGTGGTTCTATTACCCTGGTCGTTGGCAATAATGTCGACTCTGTCATTAGCAAAGTGACCCACACATGAATATGTGGTACCTAAATCAATACCAATTGCGTTAGCCATTCTTAGTCTATGAAATGGAAAAAGAGGGGATCTGAAAATTGTAGTTTCAAACTTTTTAATTGGCGGCCTGAGTCCTTTTTATTGCGTTGGAAAATTCCTCATCTCAGCTTCTTCTAGAAACTTCGTGAACAAAATCGTGAACGACTAAcaatggaaaaaaaaaaatcgCTGTCCTCCCGACACCACTGGTTATGAGCCACTGTAGAGGGGAACGGAGAGCTTCTTGATTGGGGTTAAATCCTGAATTCATAGTAGTGGTGCAGTCTATTAAGCTCTCTGGTCTCTGGTCTCTTTTTCACCCATAATTTGCATCCCGTTATTCGATGTTCGGTAAATCATTCAGAGATCGATTCCTCTTTCCCTCTGAGGTGGTCCCTCTCAACCATGGCTCATTTGGTGCTGTTCCCAGACGCGTCTATCAATCATACCAACAAGCCATTTACGATGACCTCAAATTCCCTGATCAGTTCATGTTTTCTAAGCAGGCACCGGAAATGGAGAAGTCGGTAAAGTTGGTGGCCAGAGTTCTCAACACAGACTTCACCAACTTGGCTCTTATTCCTAACGCCAGTACAGGAATCAACATCGTCTTTAGAGACTTCCCCTTTGTTAAAGGTGATACTGTTATTCTTACTTCGATCATTTATGGAGCCTGTGGAAATACCGTTGATTATGTAGTTAATAGATACGGTCTTAACTTGAAAGTTATCGATATCAAGCTTCCTAGCACTGAGCAGGCCattcttggccaattcaAAGAAGTCTTTGAGGAAACCAGGGCTCCTGGGAAAGCCATCTGTATCTACGATGCTATATGCTCGATGCCTGGTATAAGGATGCCATTTGAATTGATAACCAGAATGTGCAAACAGTACGGAATTACTAGTTGCGTCGATGGTGCTCATTCCATCGGTATGTTGAACATTGATCTCTCTGCAATAGATTGCGACTTCTACACGTCCAACATGCATAAATGGATGTATCTTCCTCGAGGCTGCGCTGTTCTGTTCGTGAACCCGAGATGGCACGATTATATAATGCCGTTTCCTATTTCTCACACCTACAAGAACGAGCCGTTCTACAAAAGGTTCATTTTCTATGGCTCCAACAATTATAACTCCTTCTACTGTATTAAGGATGCTCTTGATTTCATCCAAGAGGACTGCGGCGGGTTTGAAAAGATCAGAGAATATTGTAAAGGCCTTTCCGATGGACTTATTGCCCATTTTGGTCAAGATAGAATTGTCAAGGTTGATGGAGCCACCGGTGATGATCTTAACTTCATGGTGACAGTGAAGGTTCCACTTGACCAGAATCAACATGAATATTTCGCCAATGCCTTCAAAGACAAAGAACATGAAACCAAGTTGATAAAATTTGTAGAAAATGAATCGTTGCAGAAATACAAGACATTCATTCAGTTTGGATGGCATAACAACTTTATGTACGTTCGATTCAGCTGTCAGATCTACAATGATTTGCACGAGTATTTCTGGGGATAtgagagatttgaagaggtGATGAAAAATGCCATTAGTGAGTGCAActaatatatatattaaaTGAGTAAAGAGAGCGCACATCAGTACATTAGCAAAATTCATTCACCTAACTTATAAACTAAATTTGTGTTTAACTCATGCCGAAGATCAACAGACCTCCCAAGACCATCGATACAAATGCCTTTCTCACCAATTGGCTTACTCCGTATCTAGTCATACCAGAAACGACTCGTACTTTCAAACCATCAGACCACACTGATCAGGGTAGAGTATTGAAGATTCTCagtgttgaaagaagagcacAAAAAGATGGCCTCTATAGAGTCCAGAACGGACTCAAGGTAATCGTGTGTGATGCCAATGTTAAGGTATTTGCCGTGTTGACTCCGGACGCTATCTGCCAATATGAGAATACGGAACGATGTCGAGTTACCAAGAGCTTGATTAACTCGGAGATTCTAGTTTATGATTTGGGGGTGAAATTTATAGAGGAAAGTGATGCATTGAGGGATTATGGATTTAGAGTGACGGGAGATAGAGAACACGAAGGAGAATTGCGCAGATACGCTACGATATATATAGAGAGGTTCGAGTTATTTAGTCGAGATAGATGTATGCCTAGAGATGAGGGAATGATACCGTTTTTATACGGATGTATTAAGTACAGGAACCGGTATTTCTTGGAGTACTTGGGGGAGACATATGATGATTTAAACAGTGTTTAGTTGTGTGGTGGAGAGGAAATGAAATGCCCGGTAGAACAGCTGGTAGAGCAGCCGGTGGAGGTAGTGGCCGCAGCCGATGAAATGCCCGATGAAATGCCCGGTGGAGGTGGTGGGCGCGCCTTTGCCCTCGCTCTTGAATCTCTCACTCTTCTGATCTCCTCACTCTTCTATTGACAACCTTTCCTCTTTACTCAATAATGTCAACACCagccagaagaagattgatgcGAGATTTTAAGAGGATCCAACAGGATTGCTCTGGAGGAATCTCTGCGTCGCCATTGGCCGACAATGTCATGGTTTGGAATGGCATTATTATAGGGCCCCAAGATACTCCATTTGAGGATGGTACCTTTAGACTAAGACTTACTTTCGACGAACAGTACCCTAACAAACCTCCACAGGTTAAATTTACCAGCGAGATGTTCCATCCGAATGTTTATGCTTCGGGAGACCTTTGCCTGGATATATTGCAGAACAGATGGTCTCCCACTTACGACGTTGCTTCGATTTTGACGTCCATCCAGTCTTTATTGAACGATCCGAACATCAACTCTCCTGCAAATGTTGAGGCTGCTAATATGTACAAGGACCACAGAAGTCAATATGCCAAGAGAGTTAGAGCGACTGTTGAGAAGAGTTGGACCGAGGATCTTCAGGACATgggagatgatgatgatgatgatgatgaggatgatgatgatgatgaggatgatgaggaggatgatgatgaggaggatAAGCAGGAAGGGGATAAGCAGGAAGGGGATAACAATTAGCATGAACATGACGCAACTAGCTCTACCGCCAACTGATCAGGATCGGCTTGATTGGTATAGGATAATAAACGTATTAGATTATTTATTGTAGTATTTATAGGGATTTAGAAGAGCCATAGATAGTACCATCGGCGAGGTTCTTGAAGgtgttgctgttgctgctgttgctgctgttgctgctccATGGCgttcttcagcttcaggCTTAGTATCTCGTTCTGCTGTCGTTTCTGGGTCTGCTGGATCTCCTCCTGCTCCTGTTTCCAACCGTATTCCGGAACTATCCCGGACAAGTTGACCTTTCTATCCTTTTTGAATGCAAGGACCGTTAATACGACCAACGTAGCAACGATAAACCGGTTATAAGGATTCGTATTACGGTCAAATTGGTACTGTTGCAGTCTTTTTATGCCAAAAGATCTCGGATCTAAAGCAGGTAAACGACTCGCTATGGTGTACGATGACGGATTGATGGCTCTCAATACAGATGGATACCTGAAAGGAAGATCTGGTGGAACATCTTGCTTTCTATTGGACATTTCCAAAGCGTCTAtttttttggtttcttcaACTATCTTGGAAGTggaattttgaagaataaaggCTTCTCGTTGAGAGTCTTTCTTAGGATTGATCTCTTGGATAAGTTGTCCTAACGAatcatcttgaagaatcctGGAAACTGGGGAAGCCGGAGTGCCAGACGGAGGGAAGACCGAAGTGCCAGACGGAGGGAAGACCGAGGTGCCAGACGGAGACCCCGTGCCCTTTATTGATGTATAATAATCGTAGACATTAGGAAAGCCCTCTCGAGGTCCATACGAACCATAAGCCAACCAATAGGTGAACCGTTTCTGATCAGCGTCAAGGAActtccaactcttcttcatcttctctcttaTCTGCTGATTCATGAAGTGTCtatagaagaaagaaagacgCTCATAGGCAACGGGATTGGCATAATAAGGTGCAGGATCGAATTTCTTTAGGTCGTAGTCCTCGTCCGAATTGTCTGTACCGGTTATTGAAGATATCACATCAAGAATAGAAGCTTTGGCCAAGACATTCCGCTTTTTAACAAGATCCTTTTTCTGTTCAAGTGCTCTATTGATTGCCTTGACGGTAGGCTTACCGTAGGACATAGTAAGGACAAAacgaaagaaagagtgaaTCTATTCTGCCTCATAATGATTCTTCCTTCGCTAGGTCAAAATTTTATTCTCACCACTAAGTGggtctctttctctttctctttctctttctgcttttcctcctccttcattATCAACTATGTCTACATCTACATCGAACTTTCTTTCAGATATTACAAATTCCCCAGTGGTGGTCAAACTTAATAATGGATTCGAGTATCATGGGGTGCTATCATCAATCGATGGATTCATGAATATTGTGCTCGAGAATTCGATAGAGATGGTTGGAAAAAAGGAGATCAGAAAGTATAATGAATTGTTTCTTAGAGGAAACAATGTGATGTATATTTCTCAGGATTAGGTGTATAATAATGATATGATAGTACATTAAGGTAGTAGTTTATAGTAGGCTGATCTTTCTGGCTCTCAGGCACTCTCGGGTACTTTCTCGGGCACATCGTCAGGCTGAAGCTCTTCCTCACCCCTTCCCTCGGGCTCTTCCTCACCTCTTCCCTCGGGCTCTTCCTCACCTCTTCCCTCAGACACTTCGTCATTTCCTCCCCCCCCAtgcctccttcttcttcgccTCTTCTCAACCTTCTCTATCACTTCgactttcttcttcttcttcacaCTAAGTGGATTAGGCTCCTTTGGTCCCCTAGGCCCTTTCTTATGTTTCTTTGCTATCACTTCTGACCCATTCGACCCaatgcttctcttcttacctTCATCCTCCATTAAGCCAGCATGCCTGGCATCATTTAATCCTCCagtcaacttctttctctcaacCAATTCGACCACTCGACTCGTAGCAGGGGACATCGGCTCCATAATCATCACCGATCGATTCAGATAAATCAATGGCACTGCCGGAATACGTCTTAGTTCTTTTCgaagttcttcatcctGTGTCACAACAACATATCTAAACTTATTCTGTCCATCAACATTAGTGATGGACTTGATGCAGTCGTACGACGAAAGGGTCTCGTCATGATGACATCGTCTCTTTTCCATCGTCTTGGCAATATCTATAGCTGGCTGATTGGCTGTTTCATAAAGATGATTAATACAGCACTGTGTAATAAAACATTTCGTCTCCATTTGTATCGTTCTATCGATTCCTTTATTAATATCAAACTTTGTCTTTTCCGCTTCAAGGATACTGTCTGCATCTACCAACACTTGAATAGGAGGTTTGAACTTGAATGTCATCCGACACGTGTTCATCTGCTTTCTATATGCCTTGGCTCTTTTTTGTCTCATCCTCGATTCAATCTACACTATCAACTCTCTTGTTCTACTAACTAAATCCTTAAAATTTCATCACTCCTTATTTTTATGCgataaaattttttccaGGCCTCATTTTCCCAGCCTCATTTTTCCGGCCTCATTTTCCCAGCAGCCGTTTCGCGTCAACTCATCATCGTCCATCATATCTCGCCTTCTTACTCTACCCTTTGGTGCTTATTCTCAAACTAtgtcttctccttcaaaagatCCCTCTGTCTCTCAATCAGCCAATAGTAAACcttcagcttcttcagTTTCCTTAAAGGAGCAACTATTGACCATTGTCAATACACTGCAGTTTGCTTGGTTCCTAGGCCACATTTTCACGCTTTGCTTCGGAACCTTTTACCTCTTTACTTTCAGAAACTCGTCTTTTCTAGCTGTTGATTCTGTCCTTTACAAACTTACTTACCTCTCAATCATCGagtctttcttcatcatcgtcttccAATCTTATCGAGCAAAGGTCATCAACATCacttctccttctgattGGCGTAACACTATTTTGATCGATGATAATGTTCAGTACACTTTGGTTGCTGTGTGTCTCCTATTTTTCATTCCTCAAACGACCATCTCTTTATTCCccttcctcatcttttctttcttccatgCTTTGGATTACACCAGAGCTACCTTGTTGCCAATCACTCCAATTGCTAGTGCAGACTCCTATATTTCCAGGCTGACCGCGTTCATAAAGAATTACAATGACGTTTGCATGTATTATGCTGCCAACATGGAGTTGGCTACTTTTGCTTACATCACTTTTAAGGCTCTTATTTGGTCTAAAGGTTACTGGATCAGCTTTGTCTTGCACGGATTCTTCATGAGACTTAGATACGAGAAGTCCATATTCACCAGAACCTGTTTCAAGAAGCTTGAGGTTAGAATTGATGGCTTGACGTCTCATCCAGCTCTTCCTCCCGTTGTTAAGAAGTACTGGATCGATTTAAAGACTCAATTGATGGCTCTTTCCAATCGattcaagcttcttcaggagaagaaacaagagtAAACAAGAAGTCTCTCAGTTActtccttctttgcttctttaaCTTGTCTGTCACGTCTATCCACGAAGATTTCAATCCATACTGCTTAACcaagatctcttcaacGGCTTTTTCATGCGATCCCTGCACAGAAACCTCAGCTAAGCCGGTCACAGGCTTTTCGCCGATGGTGGCCGAACCAGAGCATTTAACTTTGAGCACAGATGCCAACTCCTCGGGTTGTATATAGTATTTTTCCAATCCGCTGATTCTTGTCATAATTTTACGTCTTCCTCTAACCTGTTCAATCAATACGGTAATTTTTGGAGGAGACCCTTTTTTCATTTTACTTGTACGTCCATTgtcttctccattatcGCCATTTTTCACTATTCTGTAGAACTGTTGGAAGTTGGAACTTTTGCCTATGATCATGGCAAATACACCACTTCTCTCTGCAGAATTGATCGTTTGCTTAATACCTTTGACACCCATTTCGCTCATAGTTGGGTCAATTCGAATCAATTTAGGATACTGCTCTCTGGCAAGTCTAAATTGACGGATATAATCGGCTACGAgctctttcaattcatgTTCTTCGTAGTATCGGTCGTATTCCATGTTCAGTCTGTTGAAGAGCTCACGAGTAGAGGATTTCGGCTTGTAGAGCTGCTGGACAGtgacagaagaagaagagcatttGACTGGCCTTGACGAATGCTTTTTGACTCTGTAGGGTTCAAATTTCGCCACTCTTTGATTGGATTTGTCCGCCACGCTCACCACGATAAcatcttcaccttttcCCTTCAACTTCACAAGGTCTAGCTTCTCCATGGCTTTGAGGAACTTATGAGCTTTTTTCCAGGATGTTTTCTTCATATTGACAAGATCAGAGTCTACAGGTGGAAGGTTCTTGAGGATATGAGCAGACATAAAGATCGACGCATCTATCGGAAGATCTATTTTGTCTTGAGTGATGCTATAGAGAACAGAACGAACGAAGAAATCATCTACTTCCTCTGTAGATAGAGAGAAAGTAGAATCTATATGACTCTCAGCAACGAGTTCGGCAGTATCTTCGACTTGTTCTGACTTTTCACCACCGGCATTCCTCAACtcctccaattcttctataCTCGTAGGCATATCAATGTCCTCATTTTTTGGTAATACATCCTCCTCAAGCTTGCCGTCTAACTTGTACAACTTATCTTTGTAGACATGAACAATGCTGACGGCAACACCGGCAGTATTATCAGCAATCTCCGTGATCTTCGAGAGATCCATACTGCAGTAACCAACGGCCACCATAACTTTGGGGCGTTCAATCACAGACACTGCCACTAGAACTCCTTTTTCGGCTCGACCATCAAACGGAGGCATACATCCTCGAATCATTAGGTTGGCCCCATTGCTCAAATGATCAACGACTCCCATATGAGTGTACACTATAGGTAATAAGAACGGTGCTTTCCATAAGGTATAGAGTGTAGGAATCAATCTTCCAGAATCCCTAGTATCAAACCAAACCGCCTTTCCTGTCTGTACATCAACATAGACACTTCCTCGAAAATTAGAAGGAGAACTCTTGAATACTGCATGCTGAATCACCTTAGGAAAAAGATGCTCATTGACAAATTCCAGACTCAGCACATCTTCTGGAAGGTTATAAGAAGCAATCGTGCTCTTTAtgatcttccttctttccGAGTTTTTCAGATTAGCAAAAGGCTTAACTATGGGATTTTTCTGAAACATCACTTAAACTGTaaagaaatagaagaacCCTCCAAGCTGAAAACTCAGATTTGGGATTTCCACCTTTTCGCTTCTCGCTTATAGAGAGAAATTTGGCGTTACCTCTTTGTCCTTTCTTCATTGAAGTAATTCTTCTTATTTCCCATCAATTGATGTCagatttctccattttGACAAGCCAGACGCTCCCACTTGCGTTGGCATCGGCTCAGAACTTCCAGATCTGTCCTTCTATGGACTTAATCTCATTTCAATTGAACTCTTGTACTATATGGATATATCGACTTAATAACGAGAAGGTTTGGGATATCAGCTTGGAATTAGACGACGAACATGGCGAGGGGATTACCAAATTGTGCTGGCGACCCGATGGCAAATTCTTTTCCATTGTTTCTAACTTTGGAAGAGTCAGTCTCTTTGATGCAGATACAGGAAAATCAATCATACAGTTTAATGTGAGTTCAGGATCCAAGCAACAACATATAGAGGCATGCTTTTGGTCCAATAAAGCTGCCAGAATTGTAGACACATCCAAATTTGCTCATTTATTAGATGTCAAGATAATAAGTTCTCTTACCAAGCTTTCGTCAGATCAGCAGTTGGTTAATGACGACGAATCCATACAGTTGGACGATTCGGTACTTGATTTCCTCATTATTGGATCATCCGGATCTCAAATCTCGCTGATTTTGTCCGGATTGTTCACTGTTGATGGATATCAACTACCTACTAGGTCAGCTAAGATCCTCAGCGTCATGTCTAACCAAGATCTTACGTGCCATCATATTCTACTCGATGAATCTGGGTCTCTAAACATGCTGAAACTTGATACTGAGTTTGTACACACATTTGCAGAAAAGCTCCCGTTGATTTCACGAACCTGCTCAAGGCTTGTCAGTCTTTTGAAATGCCTTATAGAGTCAATTGATTCCATGAGCAAGGATTATAAACCATTTACTGATTATACTACTCGCATTATCGACTTACTTAAGGGAGAAGTCGATGATCCCATATACGATCTCTATGACCTTTTGTTGACAGGATCGCTGTCAGATGCCACAAAGACTTGGCTGACCGACTATTTGGGGGATAGAGGTATCAAAAGATGGACGAAACTTGGAAGACAGCACTTTGAAGGATCTCGAAAAACCATTTTCTATGAGATGATTCCAGCGTTGCAGCATCTGTTGATTCACTTGACAAACCTGCAAGGATTGTCTAAATGGGCGGAAACACGGCAACTTCTTGGCTTAGATAGTACCAAGATTGA
This sequence is a window from Brettanomyces nanus chromosome 3, complete sequence. Protein-coding genes within it:
- a CDS encoding uncharacterized protein (EggNog:ENOG41), with the translated sequence MSIREKMKKSWKFLDADQKRFTYWLAYGSYGPREGFPNVYDYYTSIKGTGSPSGTSVFPPSGTSVFPPSGTPASPVSRILQDDSLGQLIQEINPKKDSQREAFILQNSTSKIVEETKKIDALEMSNRKQDVPPDLPFRYPSVLRAINPSSYTIASRLPALDPRSFGIKRLQQYQFDRNTNPYNRFIVATLVVLTVLAFKKDRKVNLSGIVPEYGWKQEQEEIQQTQKRQQNEILSLKLKNAMEQQQQQQQQQQHLQEPRRWYYLWLF
- the UBC2 gene encoding Ubiquitin-conjugating enzyme E2 2 (BUSCO:EOG0934460W); this translates as MSTPARRRLMRDFKRIQQDCSGGISASPLADNVMVWNGIIIGPQDTPFEDGTFRLRLTFDEQYPNKPPQVKFTSEMFHPNVYASGDLCLDILQNRWSPTYDVASILTSIQSLLNDPNINSPANVEAANMYKDHRSQYAKRVRATVEKSWTEDLQDMGDDDDDDDEDDDDDEDDEEDDDEEDKQEGDKQEGDNN
- the SSA2 gene encoding Hsp70 chaperone; this translates as MANAIGIDLGTTYSCVGHFANDRVDIIANDQGNRTTPSYVAFTDTERLIGEAAQNQAAMNPTNTVFDAKRLIGRKFTDPEVQSDMKHWPFKVIDDAGKPKIQVQYKGESKVLTPEEVSSMVLNKMRETAEAFLGSKITDAVVTVPAYFNDSQRQATKDAGAIAGMNVMRIINEPTAAAIAYGLDKKAEGEKNVLIFDLGGGTFDVSLLSIEDGIFEVKATAGDTHLGGEDFDNRLVTHFSNEFKRKYHKDMTTNQRALRRLRTACERAKRTLSSSAQTSVEIDSLFEGIDFYTSITRARFEELCSDMFRSTLDPVEKVLQDSKMDKAQIDEIVLVGGSTRIPKVQKLVSDFFNGKEPNKSINPDEAVAYGAAVQAAILSGDTSSKTQDLLLLDVTPLSLGIETAGGVMTKLIPRNSTIPCKKSEIFSTYSDNQPGVLIQVYEGERTRTKDNNLLGKFELTGIPPAPRGVPQIEVTFDIDANGILNVSAVEKGTGKSQKITITNDKGRLSKEEIDKMVSEAEKFKADDDKEAERIQAKNQLESYAYSVKSTADDKKFTEKVSEEEKKQLVEACEKTISWLDANQTATKEEFEGQQKSLEQIVNPIMTKFYQAGGAPAGGVPGAAPGGAAPGAAPGGFPGAAPGGAAPGADSGPTVEEVD